The Microbacterium sp. LKL04 sequence CGCCGGGTGGAGCCCGAACTTCATCGCCACGCGCCAGACGACCCACGAGAAGACGAAGGTGAGGCCGCCGGTGATGACGAACGCGAACAGGTAATCCCTCACGCGGCGTCGGATTCGTCGGGCTCGATCGGGTCGGGTTCGAGCAGGTCGCCCAGCACGTCGCGCAGGTCGGCGCGTGAAACGGCCCCCTCGCGCAGAACGGCGACCGGGCGCTGGTCGCGACCGACGAGTCCGGTCGCATCGATGATCGTCGAGGCGACGCCGGTCGGGACGAGGCCGCCGTCGAGGTAGACCGACACGCTGTCCCGGAGCATCGAGATCGCACCCTCGATCTCGATCGCCGCGGGCTTGCCCGTCAGGTTGGCGCTCGAGACGGCCAGCGGGCCGGTCTCCTCGAGGAGTTCGAGGGCGAACCTGTCGTCCGGCATGCGCACCGCGACAGTCCCCCGCGTCTCGCCGAGGTCCCAGCGCAGCGACGGCTGAGCGGGCAGCACGATGGTCAGCCCGCCGGGCCAGAAGCGCTCGACGAGACGCTCGACGGCCTCGGGCACCTCGGCGACGAGCGCGCGCATCGTGTCGGGGCCGGAGACGAGGACGGGCGGGGGCGACTGGCGTCCGCGCCCCTTCGCCGCGAGGAGACGTGCGACCGCGGAGGCGTTGAAGGCGTCGGCGGCGATGCCGTACACGGTGTCGGTCGGCATCACGATGAGTTCGCCGCGGCCGATGGCCTGGCGCGCCTGACGGAGAGCAGGCAGTAACTGGTCGGCGTCACGACAGTCGAGGACGGGAGACATATCCGCAGCATTCTACGAGGAGAGGGCCTCGCCGCGCCTGCGAAAGGGCGGGACGGACCGTCGGACGGGTTACGGGCGAAGGGCGGTCGTCGCGCGATCGCGCCGGGTGAGGTCGGGGTGCGTGGCGGCGCCGCGCCAGCCGTCCGCGGTGAGGAGCTGGCGGATGCCGGCGCCCTGCCACTCGCCGTGCTCGATGACGAGCGTCCCCCCGGGGTGGAGCAGGCGCAGGGCGACGCCTGAGAGGACACGGACGACGTCGAGGCCGTCGGGCCCGCCGTACAGCGCGGCGGGCGGATCCCAATGGCGCACCTCGGGGTCGCGCGGGATGGCGTCATCGGGAACATAGGGCGGGTTGGAGACGACGACCGAGACCGTGCCGTCGAGTTCGGGGAACGCGTCGGCGAGGTCGATGAAGGCGAGACGCGCGTGCGGGGCGTGCTCGGCGAAGTTCTCCTTGGCCCAGATGAACGCGTCGACCGAGTTCTCCGCCGCATGCACCCGCGCATGCGGCACCTCCGTCGCGAGGGCGAGAGCCAGGGCGCCGCTCCCCGTCCCGAGGTCGACGGCGACGGGGTCGGGACCCGGGGCCTCGCGAAGAGCGTCGATGGCGAGCTGCGCGACCATCTCGGTCTCCGGCCGCGGGACGAACACTCCGGGACCCACGCGGAGTTCGAGGTGCCGGAACGGCGCGCGGCCCGTCAGGTGCTGGAGAGGCTCGCGGGCGGCTCGGCGCGCGACGAGCTCGGCGAACCGTGTCGCCTCGGGCTCCGGCATCCGATCCCCCCGCAGCATCGCGGCGGCGAGCTCACCGCGGCCGACCCCCAGGACATGGGCGGCGAGGAGTTCGGCGTCGACGTCGGCCGAGGGGACGCCGGCGTCGGCGAGCCGCTGACCGGCTGCGCGGACGAGGGGCGCGAGGTCGCTGCCCGCGGGCGCGGCGGAAGTCCGTGAGATCGTCATGGGAACGTCCAGGATACCGTGCCCGGCATCGTCACACAGGGCCGCGGCCCGCGGCGGGACCGTAGGCTGAAACCGCATCGCGGGCACCTGAGCCGCGACCTACGTATTCCATCCGCACGGAAGGCATCCCATGACCGGCATCCACTCCGACATCACCAGCGCATTCGGCAACACTCCCCTGGTCCGACTGAACCGCGTATCGGAGGGCCTGCCCGGGACGATCCTCGCCAAGCTCGAGTTCTACAACCCGGCATCCTCGGTCAAGGACCGCCTCGGCATCGCCATCGTCGACGCCGCCGAAGCCTCGGGCGAGCTGAAGCCCGGCGGGACGATCGTCGAGGGCACGAGCGGCAACACGGGCATCGCACTCGCGATGGTGGGGGCCGCGCGGGGCTACAAGGTCATCCTGACGATGCCGTCGTCGATGTCCACCGAGCGCCGCATGCTGCTGCGCGCCTACGGCGCCGAGCTCGTCCTGACCGACCCCTCGCTCGGCATGAAGGGCGCCGTCGGCGAGGCGGAGCGCATCGCCGCGGAGACGCCCGGCGCCGTGCTCGCGAAGCAGTTCGCCAACCAGGCCAACGTCGAGATCCACCGGAAGACCACCGCCGAGGAGATCCTGCGCGACACCGACGGCGCCGTCGACTACTTCGTCGCGGGCATCGGCACCGGCGGCACCATCACGGGTGTGGGCCAGGTCCTCAAGGAGCGCGTGCCGTCCGCGAAGGTCGTCGCCGTCGAGCCCAAGGACTCGCCGCTGCTGACCGAGGGCAAGCCGGGACCCCACAAGATCCAGGGCATCGGCCCGAACTTCATCCCCCCGATCCTCGACCAGGGCGTCATCGACGAGGTCCAGGACGTGACCTTCGACGACGCCATCGAGACCGCCAAGAAGGTCGCGACCAGCGAAGGCATCCTCGTCGGCATCTCGTCCGGTGCGGCCGTCTGGGCGGCGCTGCAGGTCGCCGCGCGCCCCGAAGCCGAAGGCAAGAACATCGTGGTCATCATCCCCTCGTTCGGCGAGCGGTACCTGTCGACGGCGCTGTTCGAGGAATTCCGCGACTGACCCGCACGCCGACACCCGAAAGGTCCGCCGTGCCCGGCATCGCCTCCTCCCTCGTCCGCGGCCTCGCCGCCGCCGCACGGTCGATCCGTGAGGACGTCGCCGCCGCGAAGCTGCGCGATCCCGCGGCGCGCGGCGGCGTCGAGATCGCTCTGCTGTACCCGGGGCTCCACGCCGTGTGGAGCCACCGGGTGGCGCACGCGCTGTGGCGCGGCGGCAGAAGGTTCCCCGCGCGGGCGATCTCTCAGGTGACCCGTTGGCTGACCGGCATCGAGATCCACCCGGGGGCGCGCATCGGGCGCCGGTTCTTCATCGATCACGGCATGGGCGTCGTCATCGGCGAGACCGCCGAGGTCGGCGACGACGTCATGCTGTACCACGGGGTGACGCTGGGCGGCCGGACCCGGGACGGGGGCAAGCGGCATCCCACCCTCGAGGACGGCGTGGCCGTCGGCGCGGGTGCGAAGATCCTCGGCCCCGTCGTGATCGGGGCGCACTCCGTGATCGGAGCGAACGCCGTCGTGACGAAGGATGCCCCCGCGGACTCCGTCCTGGTGGGCGTCCCGGCTCGCGCGCGTCGGCGCACGGCGAGCGAGGACACCCGGGCGATCCTCATGGCGCCCGAATACCACATCTGACCCGGCTCAGGCCTCCGAGCCGACCGCGGCCAGCTGCGCCTCTTCGTCCGCGGCGATCGCGGAATCGATGAGGGGACCGAGCGCACCGTCCATCACCTGGTCGAGGTTGTAGGCCTTGTACCCGGTCCGGTGATCCGCGATGCGGTTCTCCGGGAAGTTGTAGGTGCGGATCCGTTCGGAGCGGTCCATGCCGCGGATCTGCGACTTGCGCGCGTCGGAGGCCGCGGCATCCCGCTCCTCCTGCTGCTTGGCGAGCAGGCGCGCGCGGAGGACCCGCATGCCGGCCTCGCGGTTCTGCAGCTGGCTCTTCTCGTTCTGCATCGAGACGACGATGCCGGTCGGCACGTGCGTGATGCGGACGGCGGAGTCCGTCGTGTTGACGGACTGACCACCCGGCCCGGACGAGCGGAAGACGTCGATCTTGAGGTCGTTCGGATCGATCTGCACTTCTTCGGGCTCGTCGACCTCGGGGAACACGAGAACGCCGGTCGTCGAGGTGTGGATGCGCCCCTGCGACTCGGTCGCGGGCACGCGCTGCACGCGGTGCACACCGCCCTCGTACTTCAGGTGAGCCCAGACGCCCTGCGCCGGGTCGCTCGAGGCGCCCTTGATCGCGATCTGGACGTCTTTGTACCCGCCGAGGTCTGATTCGTTGCGCTCGAGGAGCTCGGTCTTCCAGCCGCGGGATGCCGCGTACTGCAGGTACATGCGCAGCAGGTCCGCCGCGAACAGCGCGGACTCGGCTCCGCCCTCCCCCGCCTTGATCTCGAGGATCACGTCGCGCGCGTCATCGGGGTCGCGCGGGATCAGCAGGCGTCGGAGCTTCTCCTGCGCGTCGGCCAGACGCTGCTCGAGCGCCGGGACCTCCTCGGCGAAGGCGTCGTCCTCCTTCGCGAGCTCCCGCGCCGCAGCGAGGTCCTCCTCCGCACCGCGCCACGCGTCATACGCGGCGACGATGCGCGAGAGCTCGGCGTACCGCCGGTTGACGCGCTTGGCGCGCGACGCGTCGGCGTGCACCGCGGGGTCGGAGAGTTCCTCCTGGACCGCGCGGTGCTCGTCGATCAGCGTCTGGACGGATTCGAACACGGCTCGAGGCTCAGCGGATGCTGTTCTCGTGCGCGTGGCCGCCGGCG is a genomic window containing:
- a CDS encoding L-threonylcarbamoyladenylate synthase — its product is MSPVLDCRDADQLLPALRQARQAIGRGELIVMPTDTVYGIAADAFNASAVARLLAAKGRGRQSPPPVLVSGPDTMRALVAEVPEAVERLVERFWPGGLTIVLPAQPSLRWDLGETRGTVAVRMPDDRFALELLEETGPLAVSSANLTGKPAAIEIEGAISMLRDSVSVYLDGGLVPTGVASTIIDATGLVGRDQRPVAVLREGAVSRADLRDVLGDLLEPDPIEPDESDAA
- the prmC gene encoding peptide chain release factor N(5)-glutamine methyltransferase; the protein is MTISRTSAAPAGSDLAPLVRAAGQRLADAGVPSADVDAELLAAHVLGVGRGELAAAMLRGDRMPEPEATRFAELVARRAAREPLQHLTGRAPFRHLELRVGPGVFVPRPETEMVAQLAIDALREAPGPDPVAVDLGTGSGALALALATEVPHARVHAAENSVDAFIWAKENFAEHAPHARLAFIDLADAFPELDGTVSVVVSNPPYVPDDAIPRDPEVRHWDPPAALYGGPDGLDVVRVLSGVALRLLHPGGTLVIEHGEWQGAGIRQLLTADGWRGAATHPDLTRRDRATTALRP
- the cysK gene encoding cysteine synthase A, whose protein sequence is MTGIHSDITSAFGNTPLVRLNRVSEGLPGTILAKLEFYNPASSVKDRLGIAIVDAAEASGELKPGGTIVEGTSGNTGIALAMVGAARGYKVILTMPSSMSTERRMLLRAYGAELVLTDPSLGMKGAVGEAERIAAETPGAVLAKQFANQANVEIHRKTTAEEILRDTDGAVDYFVAGIGTGGTITGVGQVLKERVPSAKVVAVEPKDSPLLTEGKPGPHKIQGIGPNFIPPILDQGVIDEVQDVTFDDAIETAKKVATSEGILVGISSGAAVWAALQVAARPEAEGKNIVVIIPSFGERYLSTALFEEFRD
- the epsC gene encoding serine O-acetyltransferase EpsC; this encodes MPGIASSLVRGLAAAARSIREDVAAAKLRDPAARGGVEIALLYPGLHAVWSHRVAHALWRGGRRFPARAISQVTRWLTGIEIHPGARIGRRFFIDHGMGVVIGETAEVGDDVMLYHGVTLGGRTRDGGKRHPTLEDGVAVGAGAKILGPVVIGAHSVIGANAVVTKDAPADSVLVGVPARARRRTASEDTRAILMAPEYHI
- the prfA gene encoding peptide chain release factor 1, whose product is MFESVQTLIDEHRAVQEELSDPAVHADASRAKRVNRRYAELSRIVAAYDAWRGAEEDLAAARELAKEDDAFAEEVPALEQRLADAQEKLRRLLIPRDPDDARDVILEIKAGEGGAESALFAADLLRMYLQYAASRGWKTELLERNESDLGGYKDVQIAIKGASSDPAQGVWAHLKYEGGVHRVQRVPATESQGRIHTSTTGVLVFPEVDEPEEVQIDPNDLKIDVFRSSGPGGQSVNTTDSAVRITHVPTGIVVSMQNEKSQLQNREAGMRVLRARLLAKQQEERDAAASDARKSQIRGMDRSERIRTYNFPENRIADHRTGYKAYNLDQVMDGALGPLIDSAIAADEEAQLAAVGSEA